A portion of the Lolium rigidum isolate FL_2022 chromosome 1, APGP_CSIRO_Lrig_0.1, whole genome shotgun sequence genome contains these proteins:
- the LOC124704176 gene encoding deubiquitinase DESI2-like, which produces MSLQLQRSAAVSGKEPEMGHQQEVVAHVYDVACVGPDGAASGGGATVLHFNRIFKDAIGLGGIFHTAIQVYGDEEWSFGYCEHGSGVFSCPPCKNPMYTFRESIVLGKTSCSMLKVNHIARELSLEWPGSSYEILSRNCNHFCNEFCDKLDVPKLPGWINRFANAGDAALEAAELTAEKLKQAKKEIFTACKTASTYLTGAPSSTPSDVEDTGGSTSSSIFDGTWIRSIIGISIKPSRSLMNDPSSSSDDKTSDDESESDGKQPRSDQNEDQKDATQEQAAKSEDEPHDQP; this is translated from the exons ATGAGCTTGCAGTTGCAGCGATCCGCGGCCGTCTCCGGCAAGGAGCCGGAGATGGGGCACCAGCAGGAGGTGGTGGCGCACGTCTACGACGTCGCATGCGTCGGACCGGACGGGgccgccagcggcggcggcgccaccgtcctCCACTTCAACCGCATCTTCAAGGACGCCATCGGCCTCGGCGGCATCTTCCACACCGCCATCCAG GTGTATGGAGATGAGGAATGGTCATTTGGTTACTGCGAACATGGCAGCGGGGTTTTTAGCTGCCCTCCATGCAAGAACCCCATGTACACATTCCGTGAGTCCATCGTGCTGGGGAAGACGAGCTGCTCAATGTTGAAAGTAAATCACATAGCGAGGGAACTTAGTTTGGAATGGCCTGGAAGCTCGTATGAGATCCTCTCAAGAAACTGCAACCACTTCTGCAACGAGTTCTGCGATAAGCTTGACGTGCCAAAGCTTCCAG GTTGGATCAATCGATTCGCTAATGCTGGAGATGCAGCTCTAGAGGCTGCTGAACTTACAGCAGAAAAG CTCAAACAAGCAAAAAAGGAGATTTTTACTGCATGCAAAACTGCATCCACATACCTGACTGGTGCACCGTCAAGTACACCATCAGATGTGGAGGATACGGGCGGCTCAACAAGCAGTTCTATTTTTGATGGAACATGGATCAGAAGCATTATTGGCATCAGCATAAAGCCATCGAGGAGTCTTATGAACGATCCATCGTCAAGCTCAGACGACAAAACATCTGATGACGAGAGTGAATCAGATGGCAAACAGCCTCGCAGTGATCAGAACGAGGACCAAAAGGACGCAACACAAGAGCAAGCTGCAAAAAGTGAGGACGAGCCACACGATCAACCTTGA
- the LOC124684932 gene encoding protein CWC15 homolog isoform X1, whose translation MTTAARPTWAPAKGGNEQGGTRIFGPSGKYSSRDLAAHTSLKPRKEGQQTQEEVQKRNLRDELEERERKHFSSKDKSYVDERDRRKSSGLLLEGSKRDEDKIVPREIDADDSDVEPRSDDESSDDDDDDDTEALMAELERIKKERAEDKLRKDRQQAEEEAKLKEAELMRGNPLINMNNAGSFNVKRRWDDDVVFKNQARGETKTPKRFINDTIRSDFHRKFLHRYMK comes from the exons ATGACGACGGCGGCGCGGCCGAcgtgggcgccggccaagggcgggAACGAGCAGGGCGGGACGCGCATCTTCGGGCCCTCCGGGAAGTACTCCTCCCGCGACCTCGCCGCACACACCTCCCTCAAGCCCAG GAAAGAGGGGCAGCAAACTCAAGAGGAGGTGCAGAAGAGGAATCTCAGGGATGAACTTGAGGAGCGCGAGCGCAAGCACTTCTCGTCCAAGGATAAGTCCTATGTTG ACGAGAGGGACCGGCGAAAAAGTTCAGGCCTGCTCTTAGAAG GTTCAAAACGGGACGAAGATAAGATAGTTCCACGGGAAATTGATGCAGATGACTCTGACGTGGAGCCCAGAAGTGATGATGAAAG tagtgatgatgatgacgatgatgacactGAGGCTCTAATGGCAGAGCTCGAAAGGATCAAAAAAGAAAGAGCTGAGGATAAGCTTAGGAAG GACCGCCAGCAAGCAGAAGAAGAGGCCAAGCTGAAGGAGGCTGAGCTGATGCGAGGAAACCCGCTGATCAACATGAATAATGCTGGCTCCTTCAATGTGAAGAGAAG GTGGGATGATGATGTTGTATTCAAGAACCAGGCTCGTGGAGAGACCAAGACACCAAAACGGTTCATCAATGATACCATCAGAAGTGATTTCCACCGCAAGTTTCTGCATAGGTACATGAAATGA
- the LOC124684932 gene encoding protein CWC15 homolog isoform X2, whose translation MTTAARPTWAPAKGGNEQGGTRIFGPSGKYSSRDLAAHTSLKPRKEGQQTQEEVQKRNLRDELEERERKHFSSKDKSYVDERDRRKSSGLLLEGSKRDEDKIVPREIDADDSDVEPRSDDESDDDDDDDTEALMAELERIKKERAEDKLRKDRQQAEEEAKLKEAELMRGNPLINMNNAGSFNVKRRWDDDVVFKNQARGETKTPKRFINDTIRSDFHRKFLHRYMK comes from the exons ATGACGACGGCGGCGCGGCCGAcgtgggcgccggccaagggcgggAACGAGCAGGGCGGGACGCGCATCTTCGGGCCCTCCGGGAAGTACTCCTCCCGCGACCTCGCCGCACACACCTCCCTCAAGCCCAG GAAAGAGGGGCAGCAAACTCAAGAGGAGGTGCAGAAGAGGAATCTCAGGGATGAACTTGAGGAGCGCGAGCGCAAGCACTTCTCGTCCAAGGATAAGTCCTATGTTG ACGAGAGGGACCGGCGAAAAAGTTCAGGCCTGCTCTTAGAAG GTTCAAAACGGGACGAAGATAAGATAGTTCCACGGGAAATTGATGCAGATGACTCTGACGTGGAGCCCAGAAGTGATGATGAAAG tgatgatgatgacgatgatgacactGAGGCTCTAATGGCAGAGCTCGAAAGGATCAAAAAAGAAAGAGCTGAGGATAAGCTTAGGAAG GACCGCCAGCAAGCAGAAGAAGAGGCCAAGCTGAAGGAGGCTGAGCTGATGCGAGGAAACCCGCTGATCAACATGAATAATGCTGGCTCCTTCAATGTGAAGAGAAG GTGGGATGATGATGTTGTATTCAAGAACCAGGCTCGTGGAGAGACCAAGACACCAAAACGGTTCATCAATGATACCATCAGAAGTGATTTCCACCGCAAGTTTCTGCATAGGTACATGAAATGA
- the LOC124684930 gene encoding uncharacterized membrane protein YjcL-like has translation MAPPVSLLPSSSPSPPCHRVLRRRAILRPLAPLLPRRPLLRGLSDDNNNSECSHRLRLVRPPAAASIIAAGDQWGNWAFLLSAAAFGTWAEERTAWGAALSGALVSILAGLAASSAGLVTPGAPAHGVVMEYLLPVAVPLLLLGADLRRVVRTTGDLLKAFLIGSVATVIGTTVAYLLFPMRSLGQDSWKIAAALMGSYIGGAVNFVAISEALGTSPSVVAAGVAADNLISALYFTVLFSLASKIPPEPKTSSQDDGGDPRGGMSVLHGGAALALSFAICKAGTSIAALLGVAQGGTLPCVTALVVLLATAFPGVLGALAPSGETMALILMQVFFTVVGANGSVVDAVTKAPAVFAFAAVQVAVHLAVVLGVGKAVGLERKSLLVASNANVGGPTTAAAMATAKGWSSLIVPGILVGIFGISTATFLGIGFGMFVLRRISGF, from the exons ATGGCGCCGCCCGTCTCCCTGCTCCCATCCTCCTCGCCCTCGCCGCCGTGCCATCGCGTCCTCCGCCGCCGTGCCATCCTCCGGCCGCTAGCGCCTCTGTTGCCACGGCGGCCACTCCTCCGTGGCCTCTCGGATGACAACAACAACAGCGAGTGCTCGCATCGGCTGCGCCTTGTccgcccgccggccgccgcctccatcatcgccgccggcgaCCAGTGGGGCAACTGGGccttcctcctctccgccgccgcgttcGGCACCTG GGCGGAGGAGAGGACTGCATGGGGCGCGGCGCTGAGCGGGGCGCTGGTGAGCATCCTGGCGGGGCTTGCGGCGTCGTCGGCGGGGCTGGTGACCCCCGGCGCGCCGGCGCACGGCGTCGTCATGGAGTACCTCCTCCCGGTCGCCGTCCCGCTCCTGCTCCTCGGCGCCGACCTCCGCCGCGTCGTCCGCACCACCGGCGACCTCCTCAAGGCCTTCCTCATCGGATCGG TTGCGACTGTGATTGGCACGACGGTGGCCTATTTGCTGTTCCCGATGAGATCGCTCGGCCAAGATAGCTGGAAGATCGCAGCTGCTCTCATGGGGAGCTACATCGGTGGAG CGGTGAACTTCGTGGCGATCTCGGAGGCTCTGGGCACGTCGCCGtcggtcgtcgccgccggcgtggCCGCGGACAACCTGATCTCCGCGCTCTACTTCACGGTCCTCTTCTCCCTGGCGTCCAAGATACCGCCAGAGCCCAAAACCTCGTCTCAGGACGACGGCGGCGATCCCCGGGGCGGGATGTCCGTGCTGCACGGCGGCGCGGCGCTGGCGCTGTCGTTCGCGATCTGCAAGGCCGGCACGTCCATCGCCGCCTTGCTCGGCGTCGCACAGGGCGGCACGCTGCCGTGCGTGACGGCGCTGGTGGTGCTCCTGGCGACGGCGTTCCCGGGCGTGCTGGGCGCGCTGGCGCCGAGCGGCGAGACCATGGCGCTGATCCTGATGCAGGTGTTCTTCACGGTGGTCGGCGCCAACGGCAGCGTGGTGGACGCCGTGACCAAGGCGCCCGCCGTGTTCGCGTTCGCCGCGGTGCAGGTGGCCGTGCACCTCGCCGTGGTGCTCGGGGTGGGGAAGGCCGTCGGGCTGGAGAGGAAGTCGTTGCTCGTCGCGTCCAATGCAAACGTCGGCGGGCCGACCACCGCGGCCGCCATGGCGACGGCGAAAGGGTGGAGCTCGCTCATCGTGCCGGGGATACTTGTTGGGATATTTGGGATCTCTACGGCCACCTTCCTTGGCATTGGGTTCGGCATGTTCGTGCTCCGGAGAATTTCAGGATTTTAG